The window CTCCGCGACGGCGCGGTCGCCGTCGTCCGTGACGGAGCGTCCGGCTGCTGGGTCGCCACCGGCGATCCGGCGCCCGCGCACCTGCCCGCGTTCCCGGTGACGGCCGTCGACACGACCGGGGCGGGCGACGCCTTCGGCGGCGTGCTCGCTGCGGCGCTCGCCCGCGGCGACGCACCCGTCGACGCCGCCCGCCGGGCGAACGCGGCCGCGGCCATCGCCGTGACCCGTCCGGGCCCCGCCACGGCGCCGACGGCCGCCGAGACGGACGCCCTGCTCGACACGCACTGAGGCACCGACATCCGAGCCGCATCCGAGGAGTTCACATGATCACCGTGAAGCGCGTGTACGACCCGCCGAGCCCCGACGACGGGTTCCGCATCCTGATCGACCGGCTCTGGCCGCGCGGGCTCACCAAGGAGCGGGCCGCCGTGGATGTGTGGCTGAAAGACGTAGCCCCCTCGACGGAGCTGCGGCGCTGGTTCCACCGCGACCCGTCCCCGTCCGGCGAGGCGGAGGTGTTCGACGAGTTCCGCGCCCGCTACGAGCAGGAGCTGGCGACGAACCCGGCGGTCGACGAGCTCCGGGAACTGCTCGCGGCGCATCCGCTGGTGACGTTCCTGGTGGGGGTCCGCGATCTGGAGCTGAACCACGGGAAGGTGCTCGAGGACTTCCTCGAGCACCACCCGTGACGTGCGGCCCGGATCAGCCGGCGAGCGGCAGCTCCGCCCCACCCGACGCAGCGCCTACCGAGGCGTCCGCGTTCTGCGGACCGTCGACCAGGAACCGCGCGTACGCGGGGATGGTGAGGAACGTCGGGAACTCCTCCCCCAGCGACACCTCCCGCAGCAGCTCGGCGGCGTCCGCGAACCGGGTGCCGTCGGCATCCAGCCGGTCGAGCTCCTCGTCGAGGATGCGCGACACGGACACCCGATCCACGGCCGTCCCCTCGACGGTCACGACGCGGTTGTCGATCCACTGCCGCAGCAGCGAGCGCGAGATCTCCGCGGTCGCCGCATCCTCCATCAGCCCGTCGATCGCGACGGCGCCCGTCCCGCGCAGCCACGCCTCGATGTAGCGGAGGGCGACGGAGACGGTCGACCGCACCCCCGCATCCGTCACGGTGGCTGCCGCGCCATCGACGCGCAGCAGGTCGTGGGCGGTCACGTGCACGTCGTCCCTGCGCCGCGCGACCTGGTTCGGCCGGTCGCCGAGCACGGCGTCGAACTCGGCGAGCGCGGTCGGGATGAGGTCGGGATGCGCCACCCACGTCCCGTCGAAGCCGTCCCCGGCCTCGCGCCGCTTGTCCTCGGCGACCCGCTGCAGCGCCCGCTCGGTCGCCTCCGGGTCGCGCCGGTTCGGGATGAACGCGCTCATGCCGCCGATCGCGTGGGCTCCGCGCCGGTGGCAGGTCGCCACCAGCAGCTCCGTGTACGCCCGCATGAACGGGACCGTCATGGTGATCCCGTCGCGGTCGCCGAACGCGAACCGGCGCCCGCGGCCCTGGAACGTCTTGATCATCGAGAAGATGTAGTCCCAGCGTCCGGCGTTGAGGCCCGCGCAGTGGTCGCGCAGCTCGAACAGGATCTCCTCCATCTCGAAGGCCGCCGGGATCGTCTCGATCAGCACGGTCGCGCGCACGGTGCCCACCGGCATCCCGATGCGCTGCTGGGCGAAGACGAAGATGTCGTTCCACAGCCGCGCCTCGCGGTGCGATTCGAGCTTCGGGAGGTAGAAGTACGGGCCGCGCCCCGCATCCACCAGGGCCTGGGCGTTGTGCCAGAAGTACAGACCGAAGTCGGTGAGCGACGCGCTGGCCGGAGCGGTGCGCCCGGCCCGGTCGGTGAACGCCAGGTGCTTCTCGACCAGGTGCCAGCCGCGGGGCCGCATCACGATCGTCGGCGTGTGCTCCTGGGGCGTCGTGACCCGGTACTGCTTGCCTTCGGAGCTCGTGAAGGCGAGGCGTCCGCGCACGGCGTCGTGCAGCGTCCACTGGCCGCCGACGATGTTCTCCCAGGTCGGGCTCGTCGCGTCCTCCAAGTCGGCCAGCCAGACACGCGCGCCGGAGTTGAGGGCGTTGATGGCCATCTTCGGATCCGTGGGGCCGGTGATCTCCACCCGCCGGTCCTCGAGGCCCGGCCCCGCCCCGGCGACGCGCCAGTGCTCGTCCTCGCGGACGGCGGCCGTGCTGCTGAGGAAGCCCGGGTCGCGGCCGTTGCCGGCCTGCGCCCGGTGGAGGGCGCGCTCCGCCAGGAGCTCCTGCCGGCGCGCCGCGAAGGTCTGGTGCAGGTGGTCGACGAAGGCGAGGGCCTCCGGCGTCAGGATGGTGTCGGTCGCGGCGTCGCGCGGCCCGGTGATCTCGATCATGATGCGTCTCCTTCAGGTGTGAGAGCCGGTTCGTGTGCCGAACGGCCCGGTCAGAACTGGTGCTCCTCGGTGGAGCCGACCAGGGCGAGCGTCGCGCTGTCGGGGTTGAGCGCGGTCGCCACGCGGTCGAAGTACCCGGTGCCGACCTCCCGCTGGTGGCGGGTGGCGGTGTAGCCGTCGGCCTCGGAGGCGAACTCGGCCTCCTGCAGGTCGACGTACGCGCTCATCTGCCGGGCGCGGTAGTCCCGGGCGAGCGTGAACATGGAGTGGTTGAGGGCGTGGAACCCGGCCAGCGTGATGAACTGGAAGGCGTATCCCATCGCGGCGAGCTCCCGCTGGAATCGGGCGATGGTCGCGTCGTCGAGGTGGCTGCGCCAGTTGAACGACGGCGAGCAGTTGTACGCCAGCCGCTTGCCGGGATGCTCGGCGTGCACCGCCTCCGCGAACCGGCGGGCGAGCTCCAGGTCGGGCTCGGCCGACTCCACCCACAGCAGGTCGGCGTACGGGGCGTAGGCCAGCCCGCGGGCGATGACCGGCTCGATGCCGTTCCGCACCTCGTAGAAACCCTCGGCCGTCCGCGTCCCGGTGAGGAACGGACGGTCGCGCTCGTCGTGGTCGCTCGTCAGCAGGGTCGCGGCGAGGGAGTCGGTGCGTGCGATGACGATCGTCGGCACCCCGGCGACGTCGGCGGCCAGACGGGCGGCGTTGAGGGTGCGGATGTGCTGCCCGGTCGGGATGAGCACCTTGCCGCCCATGTGCCCGCACTTCTTCTCGCTGGCGAGCTGATCCTCCCAGTGGACGCCTGCGGCGCCCGCCTGGATCATAGAGTGCATGAGCTCGTAGGCGTTCAGCGGGCCGCCGAAGCCGGCCTCGGCGTCGGCGACGATCGGCGCCATCCAGTCGCTCACCGCTCCGTCGGTTCCCTCGATCTGGCCGGCGCGCAGCAGGGCGTTGTTGATGCGGCGGACCACCGCCGGGACGGAGTTCGCCGGGTACAGGCTCTGGTCGGGGTAGGTCTGGCCGGAGAGGTTCGCGTCGGCGGCGACCTGCCAGCCGGAAAGGTAGATGGCCTCGAGCCCGGCGCGCACCTGCTGCACGGCCTGGTTGCCGGTCAGCGCGCCGAGCGCCGCGACCCACCGCGGGTCGTCAGTGGTGCTGTCGCGCTGGGTCAGCTCCCAGAGACGGTCGGCGCCGCGGCGGGCGAGGGTCTGCTCCTCGCGGACCGGGCCGCGCAGGGCGACGACGTCGTCGGCGGTGTAGTCGCGGCGGATGCCGGACCAGCGCGGGTCGGCATCCCACTCGAGCTGCAGCTCGGCGGCCGTCTGGGTGGTGTCGCCCGGGCGGGCGCTGTTCTCGGGACGGTTCGGGGTGCTCATCGGGACCTCCATCGGTCGATCGGTTGCCTCGATCCTTCGCCCGCTGGAAGGCCTCCCGACCGGATCGGTCGACAGAAATACGCCCGTTCTTCTGTTTGCCAGAACTTCCCCGGAGTGTCAGCATGGCGAGCATGACCGTCATCGAGGACGTGCAGGACGACCGCCCCGCGGCCGACGCGCTCACGCTCGGCCGCCGCATCCGCGCCTTCCGTCAGCAGCGCGGGCTGACCCTGGAGGCGCTGGCCGCGGCGGTAGACCGCGCGCCCTCGCAGGTCTCCACCATCGAGAACGGCAACCGGGAACCGCGGCTGGCGCTGCTGCGCGCGATCGCCTCCGCGCTCGACGTGAGGGTCGACGACCTGCTCGCCCCCGAGGCGCCCGACGAGCGCGCGGCGCTCGAGATCGCGGTCGAGCGGGCGCAGCGCGGACCGGTGTTCGCCTCCCTCGGGATCGACCCGGTGCGCGTCGGCCGCACCGTGCCCGACGCGACGTTGCAGGCCATCCTGGCCCTGCATCAGGAGGTCGAGCGGCTGCACCGCGAGCGCGCGGCGACTCCCGAGGAGGCGCGCCGGGCCAACGCGGAGCTGCGCGCGACCATGCGCGCGCGGGACAACCACTTCCCCGAGTTGGAGGCCATAGCGGCGAACCTGTTGGGCGCCGTCGGCCACACCGGCGGACCGGTCTCGCACCAGACGGTGACGGACATGGCCGACCACCTCGGCTACGCACTCCACTACGTCGGCGACCTGCCGCACTCGACCCGTTCGGT is drawn from Leifsonia shinshuensis and contains these coding sequences:
- a CDS encoding DUF488 family protein, producing the protein MITVKRVYDPPSPDDGFRILIDRLWPRGLTKERAAVDVWLKDVAPSTELRRWFHRDPSPSGEAEVFDEFRARYEQELATNPAVDELRELLAAHPLVTFLVGVRDLELNHGKVLEDFLEHHP
- the aceB gene encoding malate synthase A, which codes for MIEITGPRDAATDTILTPEALAFVDHLHQTFAARRQELLAERALHRAQAGNGRDPGFLSSTAAVREDEHWRVAGAGPGLEDRRVEITGPTDPKMAINALNSGARVWLADLEDATSPTWENIVGGQWTLHDAVRGRLAFTSSEGKQYRVTTPQEHTPTIVMRPRGWHLVEKHLAFTDRAGRTAPASASLTDFGLYFWHNAQALVDAGRGPYFYLPKLESHREARLWNDIFVFAQQRIGMPVGTVRATVLIETIPAAFEMEEILFELRDHCAGLNAGRWDYIFSMIKTFQGRGRRFAFGDRDGITMTVPFMRAYTELLVATCHRRGAHAIGGMSAFIPNRRDPEATERALQRVAEDKRREAGDGFDGTWVAHPDLIPTALAEFDAVLGDRPNQVARRRDDVHVTAHDLLRVDGAAATVTDAGVRSTVSVALRYIEAWLRGTGAVAIDGLMEDAATAEISRSLLRQWIDNRVVTVEGTAVDRVSVSRILDEELDRLDADGTRFADAAELLREVSLGEEFPTFLTIPAYARFLVDGPQNADASVGAASGGAELPLAG
- the aceA gene encoding isocitrate lyase gives rise to the protein MSTPNRPENSARPGDTTQTAAELQLEWDADPRWSGIRRDYTADDVVALRGPVREEQTLARRGADRLWELTQRDSTTDDPRWVAALGALTGNQAVQQVRAGLEAIYLSGWQVAADANLSGQTYPDQSLYPANSVPAVVRRINNALLRAGQIEGTDGAVSDWMAPIVADAEAGFGGPLNAYELMHSMIQAGAAGVHWEDQLASEKKCGHMGGKVLIPTGQHIRTLNAARLAADVAGVPTIVIARTDSLAATLLTSDHDERDRPFLTGTRTAEGFYEVRNGIEPVIARGLAYAPYADLLWVESAEPDLELARRFAEAVHAEHPGKRLAYNCSPSFNWRSHLDDATIARFQRELAAMGYAFQFITLAGFHALNHSMFTLARDYRARQMSAYVDLQEAEFASEADGYTATRHQREVGTGYFDRVATALNPDSATLALVGSTEEHQF